In a genomic window of Xylophilus rhododendri:
- a CDS encoding class II aldolase/adducin family protein, translated as MERTAISGAVPIRRTTGFLPGISEAERRVREELAACYRLVAHFGMDDGIYTHISARVPGRHDQFLINPFGVLFRDITASSLVKIDLDGNIVEPSDYDVNPAGFTIHSAVHAARHDAACVLHTHTVAGVAVASMTGGLQPCNQWALQFYNRVVYHSYEGIALNHEERERLVADLGPTARTMILRNHGLLTAGRSVAEAFILMHNLERACKVQVALQSTGQAIHPVPHEVCELTARQYESGDTNRLPDAPDPYTREWRALLQRLEPASTASYRS; from the coding sequence ATGGAACGCACAGCCATCTCGGGCGCAGTCCCGATCCGCCGCACCACCGGCTTCCTGCCCGGCATCTCCGAAGCCGAGCGCCGGGTGCGCGAGGAACTCGCCGCCTGCTACCGCCTGGTCGCCCACTTCGGCATGGACGACGGCATCTACACCCACATCTCGGCGCGTGTTCCCGGCCGGCACGACCAGTTCCTGATCAACCCCTTCGGCGTGCTGTTCCGCGACATCACCGCCTCCTCGCTGGTGAAGATCGACCTCGACGGCAACATCGTCGAGCCCAGCGACTACGACGTGAACCCCGCCGGCTTCACCATCCACAGCGCCGTGCACGCCGCCCGCCACGACGCGGCCTGCGTGCTGCACACCCACACCGTGGCCGGCGTGGCGGTGGCCTCGATGACCGGCGGGCTGCAGCCCTGCAACCAGTGGGCGCTGCAGTTCTACAACCGCGTCGTCTATCACAGCTACGAGGGCATCGCCCTCAACCACGAGGAGCGCGAGCGCCTGGTGGCCGATCTGGGCCCCACCGCCCGCACCATGATCCTGCGCAACCACGGCCTGCTGACGGCCGGCCGCAGCGTCGCCGAGGCCTTCATCCTCATGCACAACCTGGAGCGCGCCTGCAAGGTGCAGGTGGCCCTGCAGAGCACCGGCCAGGCGATCCACCCGGTGCCGCACGAGGTCTGCGAACTCACCGCCCGCCAGTACGAGAGCGGCGACACCAACCGCCTGCCCGACGCACCCGATCCCTACACCCGCGAGTGGCGCGCCCTGCTGCAGCGGCTCGAACCCGCCTCCACCGCCTCCTACCGTTCCTGA
- a CDS encoding ABC transporter permease: MKRLQFMSVRIVQGLLALVLIATANFMLVHSAPGDPVSIMAGEAGASDPQFVAQLRKQFGLDKSLPEQLGTYLTHVVQLDLGYSYRQQQPVVKLIMDRLPATLLLTGSAFVLSLIFGVGLGALASRHAGSWVDSVITVVALIFYATPLYWLAMMAVLVFTVQLDWLPAFGFFTVGADLHGFAKAWDIFQHLLLPSLTLALFYMAVYARMTRASMLEVAQMDFVKTARAKGVRPARIQRNHILRNALLPVVTLAGIQAGGMIGGAVLTETVFAWPGIGRLMFDALLQRDYNLLLGCFLFTAAMAVLFNLITDLVYTLVDPRIELS; the protein is encoded by the coding sequence ATGAAACGTCTGCAATTCATGTCCGTGCGAATCGTCCAGGGCCTGCTGGCCCTGGTGCTGATCGCCACCGCCAACTTCATGCTGGTGCATTCCGCGCCGGGCGACCCGGTGTCCATCATGGCCGGCGAGGCCGGTGCGTCGGACCCGCAGTTCGTCGCCCAGCTGCGCAAGCAGTTCGGCCTGGACAAGTCCCTGCCCGAACAGCTGGGCACCTACCTTACCCACGTGGTGCAGCTGGACCTGGGCTACTCCTACCGGCAGCAGCAGCCGGTGGTCAAGCTCATCATGGACCGCCTGCCCGCCACCCTGCTGCTGACCGGCTCGGCCTTCGTGCTCTCGCTGATCTTCGGCGTCGGCCTGGGCGCGCTGGCCAGCCGCCACGCCGGCAGCTGGGTGGACAGCGTGATCACCGTGGTCGCGCTGATCTTCTACGCCACGCCGCTCTACTGGCTGGCCATGATGGCGGTGCTGGTCTTCACCGTGCAGCTCGACTGGCTGCCGGCCTTCGGCTTCTTCACCGTCGGCGCCGACCTGCACGGTTTCGCCAAGGCCTGGGACATCTTCCAGCACCTGCTGCTGCCTTCGCTGACCCTGGCCCTGTTCTACATGGCCGTCTATGCCCGCATGACCCGCGCCTCGATGCTGGAAGTGGCGCAGATGGACTTCGTCAAGACCGCCCGCGCCAAGGGCGTGCGACCGGCCCGCATCCAGCGCAACCACATCCTGCGCAACGCCCTGCTGCCGGTGGTGACCCTGGCCGGCATCCAGGCCGGCGGGATGATAGGCGGCGCGGTGCTCACCGAGACCGTCTTCGCCTGGCCCGGCATCGGCCGCCTGATGTTCGACGCCCTGCTGCAGCGCGACTACAACCTGCTGCTGGGCTGCTTCCTGTTCACCGCGGCCATGGCCGTGCTGTTCAACCTGATCACCGACCTGGTCTACACGCTGGTCGATCCCCGGATCGAGTTGTCCTGA
- a CDS encoding aminoacyl-tRNA deacylase: MAKKQPHISETPATQVLRQERVEFTEHPYEYLEHGGAQHSAAVLGMDPFTVVKTLVMQDQDAKPLLVLMHGNRTVSTKNLARQIGAKSVEPCKPEVAHRHSGYLVGGTSPFGTRREMRVFIESSILELPRICINGGRRGYLVGLDPQVCVRLLGAKPVQCALAE, from the coding sequence ATGGCCAAGAAGCAGCCGCATATCAGCGAAACCCCCGCCACCCAGGTCCTCCGGCAGGAACGGGTCGAGTTCACCGAACACCCCTACGAATACCTGGAACACGGCGGCGCCCAGCACAGCGCGGCGGTGCTGGGCATGGACCCGTTCACTGTCGTCAAGACCCTGGTCATGCAGGACCAGGATGCCAAACCCCTGCTGGTGCTGATGCACGGCAACCGCACCGTCTCCACCAAGAACCTGGCGCGCCAGATCGGCGCCAAGTCGGTCGAGCCCTGCAAGCCCGAGGTGGCCCACCGGCACAGCGGCTACCTGGTCGGCGGCACCTCGCCCTTCGGCACCAGACGCGAGATGCGGGTGTTCATCGAATCGAGCATCCTGGAGCTGCCGCGCATCTGCATCAACGGCGGCCGGCGCGGCTATCTGGTGGGGCTGGATCCGCAGGTCTGCGTGCGCCTGCTGGGGGCGAAACCGGTGCAATGCGCGCTGGCAGAATAG
- a CDS encoding ABC transporter substrate-binding protein, producing the protein MKRRHLLQAAPAAAFGLSIAGVPLHSLAQTRKGTINVLVQPEPPGLMMGIVQNGPTQLIAGNIYEGLLRYDENLKPMPQLATSWTVSPDAKVYTFKLKPGVKWHDGKPFTSADVVFSCDVFLRKMHARFRASLAQVESIKALDPLTVQFTLKQPFGPFLGIFENGTMPMVPQHIYEGTDFATNPANNTPIGTGPLKFKEWNKGSYIQLVANEQYHQPGVPGVENVYFHVIPDGAARAAAFESGKIDIAPGGTVEYFDVDRLSKLPGTAVTTKGWEFFSPQSWLWINNRKAPMDTVKFRQAIWTAIDREAMAKIAWYGFAKPATGPFNSHIAFASTDVPKYPKDTAKAKALFAEAGYKGETIRLLPLPYGESWQRQAEIVRQNLTQAGVKVEMVATDVAGWNQRCNEWDFDLAFTYVYQYGEPALGVSRNYTSDSIAKGSPFNNVSGYSNPKVDELFAAGAKEADPEKRKAIYLEVQKILVTDVPVAWLHEINFPTLYRTKVKNPVSSGIGLNDSLGRATLA; encoded by the coding sequence ATGAAACGTCGCCACCTGCTCCAAGCTGCTCCCGCCGCCGCCTTCGGCCTGTCGATCGCCGGCGTGCCGCTGCACTCCCTGGCGCAAACCAGGAAGGGCACGATCAACGTGCTGGTGCAGCCCGAGCCGCCCGGACTGATGATGGGCATCGTGCAGAACGGCCCCACGCAGCTGATCGCCGGCAACATCTACGAAGGCCTGCTGCGCTACGACGAGAACCTCAAGCCCATGCCCCAGCTGGCCACGTCCTGGACGGTCAGCCCCGACGCCAAGGTCTACACCTTCAAGCTGAAGCCCGGCGTGAAGTGGCATGACGGCAAGCCCTTCACCTCGGCCGACGTGGTCTTCTCCTGCGACGTCTTCCTGCGCAAGATGCACGCACGTTTCCGCGCCAGCCTGGCCCAGGTGGAATCGATCAAGGCGCTGGATCCGCTGACGGTGCAGTTCACCCTCAAGCAGCCCTTCGGCCCCTTCCTCGGCATCTTCGAGAACGGCACCATGCCCATGGTCCCGCAGCACATCTACGAAGGCACCGACTTCGCCACCAACCCGGCCAACAACACGCCCATCGGCACCGGCCCGCTCAAGTTCAAGGAATGGAACAAGGGCAGCTACATCCAGCTGGTCGCCAACGAGCAATACCACCAGCCCGGCGTGCCGGGCGTGGAGAACGTGTACTTCCACGTGATCCCCGACGGCGCTGCGCGTGCCGCCGCCTTCGAGTCCGGCAAGATCGACATCGCACCCGGCGGCACCGTCGAATACTTCGACGTGGATCGCCTGTCGAAACTGCCCGGCACCGCCGTCACCACCAAGGGCTGGGAGTTCTTCTCGCCGCAGTCGTGGCTGTGGATCAACAACCGCAAGGCACCGATGGACACGGTCAAGTTCCGCCAGGCCATCTGGACCGCCATCGACCGCGAGGCCATGGCCAAGATCGCCTGGTACGGCTTCGCCAAGCCCGCCACCGGCCCGTTCAACAGCCACATCGCCTTCGCCAGCACCGATGTGCCGAAGTATCCGAAGGACACCGCCAAGGCCAAGGCCCTGTTCGCAGAAGCTGGCTACAAGGGCGAGACCATCCGCCTGCTGCCCCTGCCCTACGGCGAATCCTGGCAGCGCCAGGCCGAGATCGTGCGCCAGAACCTGACCCAGGCCGGCGTGAAGGTCGAGATGGTCGCCACCGACGTCGCCGGCTGGAACCAGCGCTGCAACGAATGGGACTTCGACCTGGCCTTCACCTACGTCTACCAGTACGGTGAGCCGGCACTCGGGGTGTCGCGCAACTACACCAGCGACAGCATCGCCAAGGGCTCGCCCTTCAACAACGTCTCGGGCTACAGCAACCCCAAGGTCGACGAGCTCTTCGCCGCCGGCGCCAAGGAAGCCGATCCCGAGAAGCGCAAGGCGATCTACCTGGAAGTGCAGAAGATCTTGGTCACCGACGTGCCGGTCGCCTGGCTGCACGAGATCAACTTCCCCACGCTCTACCGCACCAAGGTGAAGAACCCGGTCAGCTCCGGCATCGGCCTGAACGACAGCCTGGGCCGCGCGACCCTGGCCTGA
- a CDS encoding ABC transporter ATP-binding protein — MTTSTQTMKPVLEVTGLDIRLPKGGDRELAVKGAALQLLPGQTLCVVGESGSGKSMIANAIMGLLPRPHVEPVAGSILFDGQDLLKLDENQLRTLRGRRIGMVFQEPMTALNPVMRIGDQIAEVFDAHVNLSAAEKRSRIIAALTDVGLPEPEVLIDSYPFRLSGGQRQRVIIACALAMEPAVLICDEPTTALDVTTQAQILKLIRELQQRKGTAVLFITHDFGVVSEIADQVVVMQTGIAVEAGAAKDVLTNPQHPYTRKLIAAIPQGTMREPEGASQEPFVLQVQDLHKTYVTGGSLFKPGRRVHACNGLNFELRRGQTLGIVGESGSGKSTVGRCIVGLNPFDSGRIMFKGKVLAASGAEFRAQSRGKIQMVFQDPYASLNPRHRVGAAIAQGPIAQGVSKAEAMARAIELLQLVGLGPEAADRFPHQFSGGQRQRIGIARALAMQPELLVADEPVSALDVSVQAQVLKLFAEVREKFQLAMVFITHDLRVAGEMCDHIAVMQRGTIVEYGETAKVLANPQHAYTRTLIEAVPRIAQQPGAAEAIPLETSV, encoded by the coding sequence ATGACGACCTCCACGCAAACCATGAAACCCGTGCTGGAAGTCACCGGCCTGGACATCCGCCTGCCCAAGGGCGGCGACCGCGAACTCGCCGTCAAGGGCGCCGCGCTGCAGCTCCTGCCGGGCCAGACCCTGTGTGTGGTCGGCGAATCGGGCTCGGGCAAATCCATGATCGCCAACGCCATCATGGGCCTGCTGCCCCGCCCGCATGTGGAGCCTGTGGCCGGCAGCATCCTGTTCGACGGGCAGGACCTGTTGAAGCTCGACGAGAACCAGCTGCGCACCCTGCGCGGCCGGCGCATCGGCATGGTGTTCCAGGAGCCGATGACGGCGCTGAACCCGGTGATGCGCATCGGCGACCAGATCGCCGAGGTGTTCGATGCGCACGTCAACCTCAGCGCCGCCGAGAAACGCAGCCGCATCATCGCGGCGCTCACCGACGTCGGCCTGCCCGAGCCCGAGGTGCTGATCGACAGCTATCCCTTCCGCCTCTCGGGCGGCCAGCGCCAGCGGGTCATCATCGCCTGCGCCCTGGCCATGGAGCCGGCCGTGCTGATCTGCGACGAGCCCACCACCGCGCTCGACGTGACCACGCAGGCGCAGATCCTCAAGCTGATCCGCGAGCTGCAGCAACGCAAGGGCACGGCCGTGCTCTTCATCACCCACGACTTCGGCGTGGTCTCCGAGATCGCCGACCAGGTGGTGGTGATGCAGACCGGCATCGCCGTCGAAGCCGGCGCGGCCAAGGACGTGCTGACCAACCCCCAGCACCCCTACACCCGCAAGCTGATCGCCGCCATCCCGCAGGGCACCATGCGCGAGCCCGAGGGCGCCAGCCAGGAACCCTTCGTGCTGCAGGTGCAGGACCTGCACAAGACCTACGTCACCGGCGGCAGCCTGTTCAAGCCCGGCCGCCGGGTGCATGCCTGCAACGGCCTGAACTTCGAACTGCGGCGCGGCCAGACGCTGGGCATCGTGGGCGAGTCCGGCTCCGGCAAGTCCACCGTGGGCCGCTGCATCGTGGGCCTGAACCCCTTCGACAGCGGCCGCATCATGTTCAAGGGCAAGGTGCTGGCCGCCTCCGGCGCCGAGTTCCGCGCGCAGTCGCGCGGCAAGATCCAGATGGTCTTCCAGGACCCGTATGCCTCGCTCAACCCGCGCCACCGCGTGGGCGCGGCGATCGCGCAGGGGCCGATCGCCCAGGGCGTGTCCAAGGCCGAGGCCATGGCCCGCGCCATCGAGCTGCTGCAGCTGGTGGGCCTGGGCCCGGAGGCCGCCGACCGCTTCCCGCACCAGTTCTCCGGCGGCCAGCGCCAGCGCATCGGCATCGCCCGCGCGCTGGCCATGCAGCCCGAGCTGCTGGTGGCCGACGAGCCGGTGTCCGCGCTCGATGTCTCGGTGCAGGCGCAGGTGCTCAAGCTCTTCGCCGAGGTGCGCGAGAAATTCCAGCTGGCCATGGTCTTCATCACCCATGACCTGCGTGTGGCCGGCGAGATGTGCGACCACATCGCCGTGATGCAGCGCGGCACCATCGTCGAATACGGCGAGACTGCCAAGGTGCTCGCCAACCCGCAGCATGCCTACACCCGCACCCTGATCGAGGCCGTGCCGCGCATCGCGCAGCAGCCCGGCGCGGCCGAAGCCATTCCCCTGGAAACCTCCGTATGA
- a CDS encoding 2-hydroxyacid dehydrogenase, producing MSKPLVIAFASRTIGMDYQLKAFSAQFPEADFRFFDTKRDTLGDRSEIDVVVTWSPPHGLIGSLPNLRLVQSVAAGTDHITSDPALPAQVPICRIVDTDMAGGMTAYVCWAVIQRQRKMHGFLDNARENRWDELLPIIPPVTHRVGIAGLGTLGMAAAKALLAIGYQVRGWSRTAKTDLPEGLEGFHGEAGRAEFLSGCDTLICLLPLTGETRDMLDSKLFDQLPRGAHLINTGRGEQLVDADLIAALDDGRLGFATLDAFRVEPLPQDHPFWHHPKVLVTPHIATRTTPPPWPARRRRTWPAWMRRPTNCRCWTTPAATELSLPCSKTKENIPCKTATPSAARTSPSTCIPIPTWPRCPARRRW from the coding sequence ATGAGCAAGCCCCTCGTCATCGCCTTCGCCAGCCGCACCATCGGCATGGACTACCAGCTGAAGGCCTTCAGCGCCCAGTTCCCCGAGGCCGATTTCCGCTTCTTCGACACCAAGCGCGACACCCTCGGCGACCGCTCCGAGATCGACGTGGTCGTCACCTGGTCGCCGCCCCACGGCCTGATCGGCAGCCTGCCCAACCTGCGCCTGGTGCAGTCGGTGGCCGCCGGCACCGACCACATCACCAGCGACCCGGCCCTGCCGGCTCAGGTGCCGATCTGCCGCATCGTCGATACCGACATGGCCGGCGGCATGACCGCCTATGTCTGCTGGGCCGTCATCCAGCGCCAGCGCAAGATGCACGGCTTCCTGGACAACGCCCGCGAAAACCGCTGGGACGAGCTGCTGCCCATCATCCCGCCGGTCACCCACCGCGTCGGCATCGCCGGCCTGGGCACGCTGGGCATGGCCGCGGCCAAGGCCCTGCTGGCCATCGGCTACCAGGTGCGCGGCTGGAGCCGCACGGCCAAGACCGATCTGCCCGAAGGCCTGGAAGGCTTCCACGGCGAGGCCGGCCGGGCCGAGTTCCTCTCCGGCTGCGACACGCTCATCTGCCTGCTGCCGCTGACCGGCGAGACCCGCGACATGCTCGACTCGAAACTCTTCGACCAGCTGCCGCGCGGCGCCCACCTGATCAACACCGGCCGCGGCGAACAGCTGGTCGACGCCGACCTGATCGCCGCACTCGACGACGGCCGCCTGGGCTTCGCCACGCTGGACGCCTTCCGCGTCGAGCCGCTGCCGCAGGACCATCCCTTCTGGCACCACCCCAAGGTGCTGGTCACCCCGCACATCGCCACCCGCACCACCCCGCCACCGTGGCCCGCCAGACGGCGGAGAACCTGGCCCGCCTGGATGCGGCGGCCCACGAACTGCCGGTGCTGGACCACGCCCGCGGCTACTGAACTCTCGCTCCCCTGCAGCAAAACCAAGGAAAACATCCCATGCAAGACAGCAACACCATCGGCGGCAAGGACGTCGCCGTCCACCTGCATTCCTATACCAACCTGGCCGCGCTGCCCAGCACGCCGCCGCTGGTGA
- a CDS encoding DUF904 domain-containing protein, with product MAQSSVPLEQVAERVERLLLRHAELRRTNALLAEQVASLTRERDALQVRLHAARVRVDAVLERLPLALDSETDGGRA from the coding sequence ATGGCCCAATCCTCCGTCCCCCTTGAGCAAGTCGCCGAGCGCGTAGAACGATTGCTGTTGCGCCATGCCGAGCTGCGCCGCACCAATGCCCTGCTGGCCGAGCAGGTCGCCAGCCTCACCCGCGAGCGCGACGCCCTGCAGGTGCGCCTGCATGCCGCGCGGGTGCGGGTGGATGCGGTGCTGGAGCGCCTGCCGCTGGCGCTCGACAGCGAAACCGATGGAGGCCGCGCATGA
- a CDS encoding ABC transporter permease: MKTTFWQRFCRNKGALFGLVVLALVGLVVAFGPWLATNSPWDMVGQPFQHPMTDKELPLGTDTMGRDILSGIVGGARVSLLIGMVSTVVSLLIGVTIGAIAGYFGRWIDSALMRFTELFQAIPSFALAIVLVAIFEPSVKSIVVAIAIVSWPPVARLVRSEFLTLRQRDFVAAAELAGQSTPRIILTQILPNAASPIVVMASLMIATAILLESSLSFLGLGDPNQMSWGYMVGSARTVLRQAWWMALFPGVAILLTVLALNLVGEGLNDGLNARSDGKGR; encoded by the coding sequence ATGAAGACAACTTTCTGGCAGCGCTTCTGCCGCAACAAGGGCGCCCTCTTCGGCCTGGTCGTGCTGGCCCTGGTCGGCCTGGTCGTGGCCTTCGGCCCCTGGCTGGCCACCAACAGCCCCTGGGACATGGTCGGCCAGCCCTTCCAGCATCCCATGACCGACAAGGAACTGCCCCTGGGCACCGACACCATGGGCCGCGACATCCTCTCGGGCATCGTCGGCGGCGCACGGGTGTCGCTCTTGATCGGCATGGTCTCGACCGTGGTCTCGCTGCTGATCGGAGTGACCATCGGCGCCATCGCCGGCTACTTCGGCCGCTGGATCGACTCGGCCCTGATGCGTTTTACCGAGCTGTTCCAGGCCATCCCCAGCTTCGCCCTGGCCATCGTGCTGGTGGCCATCTTCGAGCCCTCGGTGAAAAGCATCGTGGTGGCCATCGCCATCGTCTCCTGGCCGCCGGTGGCGCGCCTGGTGCGCAGCGAATTCCTCACCCTGCGCCAGCGCGACTTCGTGGCCGCCGCCGAGCTGGCCGGCCAGTCCACGCCGCGCATCATCCTCACCCAGATCCTGCCCAACGCCGCCTCGCCCATCGTGGTGATGGCCTCGCTGATGATCGCCACCGCCATCCTGCTGGAGTCCTCGCTGAGCTTCCTGGGCCTGGGCGATCCCAACCAGATGAGCTGGGGCTATATGGTGGGTTCGGCCCGCACCGTGCTGCGCCAGGCCTGGTGGATGGCGCTGTTCCCCGGCGTCGCCATCCTGCTGACCGTGCTCGCACTCAACCTGGTCGGCGAAGGCCTGAACGACGGCCTCAACGCACGCTCCGACGGAAAGGGCCGCTGA
- a CDS encoding ABC transporter substrate-binding protein, with product MKRRKLLQTAAASATGLTLAGIPLHLLAAGTRGGTINVALQPEPPSIMIGTISNGPALLVGGNIYEGLLSYDEKLVPQPSLATSWTVSPDGLTYVFKLKPGVKWHDGQPFTSADVVFSIDVFLRKVHARARSNIVAVESIKALDPLTVEFRLKYPFGPFLGIFPANGMPMVPRHIYEGAADFLKHPANATPIGTGPFRFKEWSRGSFIQLVRNEQYHVPQVPLVDSLYFHVIPDAAARAAAFESGKIDILPGGSAEYFDVARMAKLPGVQLSTKGWEMFAPLSWININNRKAPMDKVEFRQALSLALDREGMRKVAWYGYADVATGAFNSHLKYFRADLPKLARDKDKAMKLLAASGYKGETLKLLPLPYGETWQRMAEITRLNLQEIGIKVEMVPTDVAGWNQRLNEWDFDLAFNFLYQHGDPALGVARNYTSSNIEKGSPFNNVEGFSNPQVDALFEQGQKETDPAKRQAAYYEVQKLLVEQMPVAWLHELNFPTLFRARVHNPINSATGLNDGLARAWVA from the coding sequence ATGAAACGTCGCAAGCTCCTCCAGACGGCCGCCGCCTCCGCCACCGGCCTGACCCTGGCCGGCATTCCCCTGCACCTGCTGGCCGCCGGCACCCGGGGCGGCACGATCAACGTCGCGCTGCAGCCCGAGCCGCCGAGCATCATGATCGGCACCATCTCCAACGGCCCGGCCCTGCTGGTGGGCGGCAACATCTACGAAGGCCTGCTGAGCTACGACGAGAAGCTGGTGCCCCAGCCCTCGCTGGCCACCTCCTGGACGGTCAGCCCCGACGGCCTGACCTACGTCTTCAAGCTCAAGCCCGGCGTGAAATGGCACGACGGCCAGCCCTTCACCTCGGCCGACGTGGTCTTCTCCATCGACGTGTTCCTGCGCAAGGTGCATGCACGGGCGCGCAGCAACATCGTGGCGGTGGAGAGCATCAAGGCGCTCGATCCGCTGACCGTCGAGTTCAGGCTCAAATACCCCTTCGGCCCCTTCCTCGGCATCTTCCCGGCCAACGGCATGCCGATGGTGCCCAGACACATCTACGAAGGCGCGGCCGATTTCCTCAAGCACCCGGCCAATGCCACGCCCATCGGCACCGGCCCCTTCAGGTTCAAGGAATGGTCGCGCGGCAGCTTCATCCAGCTGGTGCGCAACGAGCAGTACCACGTGCCGCAGGTGCCGCTGGTCGACAGCCTGTACTTCCACGTGATCCCCGACGCCGCCGCCCGCGCCGCGGCCTTCGAGTCCGGCAAGATCGACATCCTGCCCGGCGGCTCGGCCGAATACTTCGACGTGGCCCGCATGGCCAAGCTGCCCGGCGTGCAGCTCAGCACCAAGGGCTGGGAGATGTTCGCGCCGCTGTCCTGGATCAACATCAACAACCGCAAGGCGCCGATGGACAAGGTCGAGTTCCGCCAGGCGCTCAGCCTGGCCCTCGACCGCGAAGGCATGCGCAAGGTCGCCTGGTACGGCTATGCCGACGTGGCCACCGGCGCCTTCAACAGCCACCTGAAATACTTCCGCGCCGACCTGCCCAAGCTCGCCCGCGACAAGGACAAGGCCATGAAGCTGCTGGCAGCCTCCGGCTACAAGGGCGAGACCCTCAAGCTGCTGCCCCTGCCCTACGGCGAGACCTGGCAGCGCATGGCCGAGATCACCCGGCTCAACCTGCAGGAGATCGGCATCAAGGTCGAGATGGTGCCCACCGACGTGGCCGGCTGGAACCAGCGCCTGAACGAGTGGGATTTCGACCTGGCCTTCAACTTCCTCTACCAGCACGGCGACCCGGCGCTCGGCGTGGCCCGCAACTACACCAGCAGCAACATCGAGAAGGGCTCGCCCTTCAACAACGTGGAGGGCTTCAGCAACCCGCAGGTCGATGCGCTCTTCGAACAGGGCCAGAAGGAGACCGATCCGGCCAAGCGCCAGGCCGCCTATTACGAGGTGCAGAAGCTGCTGGTCGAGCAGATGCCGGTGGCCTGGCTGCACGAACTGAATTTCCCCACCCTCTTCCGTGCCCGCGTGCACAACCCGATCAACTCGGCCACCGGGCTGAACGACGGCCTGGCGCGCGCCTGGGTCGCCTGA
- the plsY gene encoding glycerol-3-phosphate 1-O-acyltransferase PlsY, producing MSPTLLTVLCTLAAYLIGSLSFAVLVSRSMGLADPRSYGSGNPGATNVLRSGSKKAAIATLLLDAAKGWLPVFLVRVFGPAHGLDDTAVALAGLAAFLGHLYPVFFRFQGGKGVATAAGVLLGIAPLLGLATLLTWIIVAGFFRYSSLAALVAAVFAPFYLVLGGGIAWPRSTALVAATVVMAALLVWRHRLNIQRLLAGQESRLGSKKKR from the coding sequence ATGTCCCCCACCTTGCTCACCGTGCTCTGCACCCTCGCGGCCTACCTGATCGGCTCCCTGTCCTTCGCGGTGCTGGTCAGCCGCTCCATGGGCCTGGCCGATCCGCGCAGCTACGGCAGCGGCAATCCGGGTGCGACCAATGTGCTGCGCTCGGGCAGCAAGAAGGCCGCCATCGCCACGCTGCTGCTGGATGCGGCCAAGGGCTGGCTGCCGGTCTTCCTGGTGCGGGTGTTCGGCCCGGCCCATGGGCTGGACGACACCGCGGTCGCGCTCGCAGGGCTGGCCGCCTTTCTCGGCCACCTCTATCCGGTGTTCTTCCGCTTCCAGGGCGGCAAGGGCGTGGCCACCGCTGCCGGCGTGCTGCTGGGCATCGCACCGCTGCTGGGGCTGGCCACGCTGCTGACCTGGATCATCGTGGCTGGGTTCTTCCGCTACTCCTCGCTGGCGGCGCTGGTGGCCGCCGTGTTCGCGCCCTTCTATCTGGTGCTGGGCGGCGGCATCGCCTGGCCGCGCTCGACGGCGCTGGTGGCGGCGACGGTGGTGATGGCGGCCCTGCTGGTCTGGCGCCACCGCCTCAACATCCAGCGCCTGCTGGCCGGCCAGGAGTCGCGCCTGGGCAGCAAGAAGAAGCGCTGA
- a CDS encoding cell division protein ZapA has protein sequence MKQIEVQILGQGYLLGCPDGGETRLREAAEKVNLAMTRIRDAGKIRARDRIAVLAALNLAFDAAERPAPAPATPGDPESDAALWTSLLRRLDDALAEDGRLL, from the coding sequence ATGAAACAGATCGAAGTGCAGATCCTCGGCCAGGGCTACCTGCTGGGCTGCCCCGACGGCGGCGAGACCCGCCTGCGCGAGGCCGCCGAGAAGGTCAACCTGGCCATGACGCGTATCCGCGACGCCGGCAAGATCCGCGCGCGCGACCGCATCGCCGTGCTGGCCGCGCTGAACCTGGCCTTCGACGCGGCCGAGCGCCCTGCCCCCGCGCCCGCCACGCCCGGCGACCCGGAATCCGACGCCGCGCTCTGGACCAGCCTGCTGCGCCGCCTCGACGATGCCCTGGCCGAAGACGGACGGCTTCTGTAA